A window of Glycine soja cultivar W05 chromosome 2, ASM419377v2, whole genome shotgun sequence genomic DNA:
cgtCTCAAACAAGAGAGACAGAGATTGAAACTTGTGAggataaatattttactttaaatgaaaaaattatatattaaatcttTTTATCATTCTCACACATAAACTACAATTTCTAATAAATCTTGaacaatgataaaaagaaaatgtgttagaGAGTATATTTATAGCATTAGAttagatgaataaaaaaatatatcatacgAAAATTATATAGAAATAGAATTTCTCCTTTATCAGGGCAACATAGAAAATTATCAAGACCCCTGTGGGCTTTGACCTCAGCCACAACAGGGGTAAGCTTACCAGCGACAGAAAAACCGAGTCACAACGTCTCAGGTTCTCACTCTCTAAAGATGTATAGTCAAAATGGCCTATTGAGACATGGAAATTAGGTACCTAGGTGGTGAATGGTGATAGATCCCAGCCAATATGAAAAAGTtgacttgttttctttctttgtcattctattttttattctctatctTTTGTCCTTCTATATACATACGAATCAGTGTAAAGAACAATTTAGAAGTCAATTATGGGTTCTCCAACTCTCAAATTTCGTTCCACTGTCCATGGTAAGTTAAAGAGCTTGGCCATgataaacttgaaaattttgTTGACATTTATGTTGTGGGTTGCACTTGAAAAGAAAAGGGTTGCCTTCATCGCCCTTGCATATGCCCTTGCCTGTATTTATGCGCCGTAccaagttaattaaattttgaaaagccaAGTAatgtgataattaaaaaaaaaaagtagtactattaactttatttaaagttataacCGTGAATTTCTGCCAAAAAAAGAAAGTAGTGAGACCTGTGAACACATCACTGATTCGACTTTAATCAACATGTAGGCCCCAAAGTTAATGCTAAACGCGGAAACATAGAACTTTCATAAATGACACACGCTGAGGTTCCAAATAAGACTCCTATTTATTAGAAGAATTATTCTTTGTTCCCGAGTCAATCAAGGATGAGTCAATAGGTGAAAATGACCAAGACAAGTAAAGCAGCCCCATGCATGTACTATGCTTACGATAAATTTAAGTTACCAAACCTAATTTGCAGCAATAATTAATATTCAGTTACCTGTGTTACAATTGTCCATTGCACATCTGGGGGAAGTCTAACAAAATCATCAAACTTGGTCCCTATTAGAATTGGAATTGCAGTCTGCAAATTGAACAAAATGTCATCagaaatttcacaaaaaaatatgtcAAAATCTTCAAAATATTGATATTATCAGCCTAAAACAGGATACTTGGTTATATTAACAAGCCATGATTTTGATACCTTGAACAAATAGCATAAGAAAACAAGTAAATAATCAGTTCCTTTCTCTGTCTAATGTTAATGAGAAATTAATGTCACTTTCCTGTCATAATAGTCAGTAAAGTCTCATTATTATCATAATGTGGTTACTCAATCCATTTGCACTACCACTTCAAAATTTCTCTCgtttattttcatcaaaagaGTTTCCGTGCCAAAAGCCTTTGGAAACTACACCATAATTTAAACATTATCATCATAATGTGGTTACTCAATCCATTTGCACTACCACTTCAAAATTTCTCTCgtttattttcatcaaaagaGTTTCCGTGCCAAAAGCCTTTGGAAACTACACCATAATTTAAACAGTGGCGTCACTTTGtgaaataaaatcaattcaagTAATAGTACTATATAAGCcctgcaaaattaatttttatggtaCCTGATTCCACTTTCTTGCTTCACTATACCATCCAACAACACTGCACGAACATAacaaagtacaaaaaaaaagcaaatcaTCGTTAACGTTTCCAAGAACCCTCCACCGAACTCATGACACACAGATAATAATATGTCTCAGCTACCTATTTAGTGTACAACGACTGGTGAGATCGAACATAATCAAAATCGCAACCGAATCTTTACAAGCCATGGGAATTTGATCCAGGGACCTTTTATCACCTACACACGCCACATAATATAATACTTTACCatcaataaaatcataaaaaacaaaCCCAGAAAActaataagaataaaaacaaaaaagcaaaTGTAAAAGTACACAGAAAATTGTAAGAAAGGTAAGGTTTAAGCAAAGCACCTGCAACATCCCATATTCTAAATGAAATACGAGCTCCTTGAACAGACAAAGTTTTGTCCATTAGATTCAATCCTTCCATCTGTAAGCTCCTCTTTTCTTGCTCATTCCCCACATACTTGATCTGAAAATAGGAATTCACATAACCCAAGCTAGTTAGaccctttaaaataaaagatactaCACTCGACCAATATGAAGGAGAATCTAATCACAAACTTCCAtagtaaatttgttaattttcatgATAAATAAGCTtgagaattttataataataaaaaaagagtgc
This region includes:
- the LOC114402105 gene encoding septum-promoting GTP-binding protein 1-like; its protein translation is MAKKIIHDTTRKMSQLCQKIVKVDVRWGVLKRVSFVGHFFRFIWNRLLVCSVAGRPSQYRKLPVRDPSSSPPSYADDVFFSATTTTGGYDSDSDLVNLKISLLGDCHIGKTTFVIKYVGNEQEKRSLQMEGLNLMDKTLSVQGARISFRIWDVAGDKRSLDQIPMACKDSVAILIMFDLTSRCTLNSVVGWYSEARKWNQTAIPILIGTKFDDFVRLPPDVQWTIVTQARAYARAMKATLFFSSATHNINVNKIFKFIMAKLFNLPWTVERNLRVGEPIIDF